CAGGTCCTGAACTCCGGGGGATACGTCCGGGGATACGGAGGACGGACGCGCGACTTGTCACACGAGGCGTTCGTCCCGGACGGTCCAGCCCGCGCCCAGTTCGCCGCGCAGCGCCTCCAGCGCGGTGTCCGACTGCTGCGTGAACAGCCGCAGTTCCTCGTCCGGCCACGGGGACGGGTCCGGCGGACAGTCCCAGTCGATCGACGACTGGTACCACTCGCTCAGTCGCGCCAGCTCGGCCTGGAGGGCCGGGGTGATCGGCAGGCGCTCCAGCTCGCAGGGACAGCCGTAAGGGCTGTCCATGTCGTCGGGCCACAACGGAACGTCTACGCCGGCCTCGAAGAAGAAGCGCAGGGAATGGATCACGCCGCACCCTTTCACGACGCCTCTGAGTAACGGGGTCAGACCCCGTGCGGGAGGCCTGCCGCGCCGACCCAGCGGCGATAGGCGTCCCCGTCGACGTTGCCGCCGCACACGATGGTCACCACATGCCGGCCGGCGAAACGGTCGCGGTCTTCCAGGATCGCCGCGATGCCGAGCGCGGCCGACGGTTCGACGACGAGGCCGGCGTGGTCGAGGAGCATCCGCATCCCGGCGATGATCGACGCCTCCCGGACGAGGACGGCGTCGTCGGCGACCAGGAGGAGATCGTCCAGGACGGCCGGGATGGGGCGCCGCCCGGCGACGCCGTCGGCGATGGTGTCGGTCGAGTCGGTGGTGACGACGCGCCGCTCGTGCCACGAGCGGGTCAACGCCGGTGCGCCCAGCGGCTGGACGCAGATCACCTCGACACCGGGCGCGAGGGCCTTCAGCACATGACCGACGCCGGTGGCCAGCGCCCCGCCCCCGAGAGCGATCAGGACGGCGTCGAACGGGGGCGCGGGGTCCGGCAGTTCGGCCTGTACGGCCCGGTCGGCCCGTTCGGTGGGGGCAGTGAGGGTGGTCAGGTCGGTGGGGGTGGTCGGGCCGGTCAGGTGGGTGAGGTCGGTGGGGGTGGTGGGGGCGGTGAGGTCCTTGGGGGCGGTCACGTCGGTCAGCTGGGTGGAGGCGGTCAGGTCGGTGAAGTCGGCCAGGTCAGCCCGTCTCGCCTGTGCTTCCGGTTTCGCCCGTTCCCGCGCTTCCACCAGTTCCAGGCCGATGGTGGCCGCGCCCTCGCAGGTCTCGACGTCGAGGCTGTCCTCGACCAGCCGGATGCCGTCGTACCGTGCGATGGCGGCCGCCCGCTCGCGCGCCAACTCGTGGTCGCCGTCCACCAGTTCCAGCCCGGCGCCCAACGCCCGGATGCGATCCAGCTTGGCCGCCGTCGCGAACCGTGACGCCACGACGGTCACGTCGAGCCCCCGGCCACGCCCGGACCAGGCGAGGGCCTGGCCGAGGTTGCCCGCGCTCGCGCACACCACGGCCCGCGGACCGTGCTCGGCGAGCAGACTCGCGACCACCTCGGTGCCACGCCCCTTGAAACTGCGCACCGGGTTCGCCGTCTCGAGCTTGATGCTCACCGCACACCCGAGACCGGGCTCCAACGCCTCGCAGCGGTACAGCGGAGTGCCGAGGAACACCGGGTCGATCACCCGGCGGGCGGCCCGGATCCGACCGGTGTCGAGACGCGTCTGCTGCACGACAGGGGAGCGTAGCGGCACCGGCCCTGCCACCGGTCGTTCCGTCAGAGCCCGGACGGCCGGCTGGACAGCCAGTCGGTGTGCCTCGCGCGCAGGAGGTCCCGTTCCGCGGACGTGGTGAGGATGACGTCGGCGCCACCGTCGTAGGGGTGGTGGAT
The nucleotide sequence above comes from Streptomyces sp. N50. Encoded proteins:
- a CDS encoding threonine/serine dehydratase — encoded protein: MQQTRLDTGRIRAARRVIDPVFLGTPLYRCEALEPGLGCAVSIKLETANPVRSFKGRGTEVVASLLAEHGPRAVVCASAGNLGQALAWSGRGRGLDVTVVASRFATAAKLDRIRALGAGLELVDGDHELARERAAAIARYDGIRLVEDSLDVETCEGAATIGLELVEARERAKPEAQARRADLADFTDLTASTQLTDVTAPKDLTAPTTPTDLTHLTGPTTPTDLTTLTAPTERADRAVQAELPDPAPPFDAVLIALGGGALATGVGHVLKALAPGVEVICVQPLGAPALTRSWHERRVVTTDSTDTIADGVAGRRPIPAVLDDLLLVADDAVLVREASIIAGMRMLLDHAGLVVEPSAALGIAAILEDRDRFAGRHVVTIVCGGNVDGDAYRRWVGAAGLPHGV